A stretch of the Streptomyces sp. NBC_01428 genome encodes the following:
- a CDS encoding VOC family protein, which translates to MGDTGALNPTIRTITFDCTGDPYELGLFWSELLGRPLADDDKPGDPEAVITDASGGPTLLFVHVEEGKTAKNRVHLDLEPHGRTRSAEVERAVALGARRIADHTRPDGGGWVVLADPEGNEFCVERGELG; encoded by the coding sequence ATGGGAGACACAGGGGCGTTGAACCCGACCATCCGCACCATCACCTTCGACTGCACCGGCGACCCGTACGAACTCGGGCTGTTCTGGAGCGAGTTGCTCGGCCGCCCGCTCGCCGACGACGACAAGCCGGGTGATCCCGAGGCGGTGATCACCGACGCGTCCGGCGGCCCGACCCTGCTGTTCGTCCACGTCGAGGAGGGCAAGACGGCCAAGAACCGCGTCCACCTCGACCTGGAGCCGCACGGGCGCACCCGCAGCGCGGAGGTCGAGCGGGCCGTCGCTCTCGGCGCCCGCCGGATCGCCGACCACACCCGCCCGGACGGCGGCGGCTGGGTCGTCCTCGCCGATCCGGAGGGGAACGAGTTCTGCGTGGAGCGGGGCGAGCTGGGCTGA
- a CDS encoding DinB family protein, which translates to MTSTSQTRTDTPAAWDERTQLTTFLDYARATARAKCEGLSEEDARKAPLPGSPLMTLSGVVNHLRWVEYYWFQVVFLGEEDEGPWTDEDPDREMRIAVDIPSAEILDAYEEQSARYRKLVADHDLDAKAERPIRDGRHVDLRWILLHLVEETSRHNGHIDILRELADGRTGD; encoded by the coding sequence ATGACTTCGACTTCGCAGACACGTACGGACACGCCCGCGGCCTGGGACGAGCGTACCCAGCTGACCACCTTCCTCGACTACGCCCGCGCCACCGCCCGCGCCAAGTGCGAGGGGCTCTCGGAGGAGGACGCCCGCAAGGCGCCGCTGCCCGGGTCCCCGTTGATGACCCTCAGCGGGGTCGTGAACCACCTGCGCTGGGTGGAGTACTACTGGTTCCAGGTCGTCTTCCTCGGTGAGGAGGACGAGGGGCCCTGGACGGACGAGGACCCCGACCGCGAGATGCGCATCGCCGTCGACATCCCGTCGGCCGAGATCCTCGACGCGTACGAGGAGCAGAGCGCGCGCTACCGCAAGCTGGTCGCCGACCACGACCTCGACGCGAAGGCGGAGCGGCCGATCCGGGACGGCCGGCACGTCGACCTCCGCTGGATCCTGCTGCATCTCGTGGAGGAGACGTCACGCCACAACGGCCACATCGACATCCTGCGCGAACTGGCCGACGGCCGGACCGGTGACTAG